One genomic segment of Flavobacteriaceae bacterium includes these proteins:
- a CDS encoding ABC transporter permease subunit, producing the protein MSGQSLSQLAFQKFKQNKIGCACLMFVLFLGFVALFGYTLAPDNSSNANQMHLEIHSKKPGFSVTILTMPPDKKIEQSWLSILKNGKQHTGIEIPIASYKIIDNYMEYTVYNSVLPKKIALSDIHHNSKKYIKTKTFHFGTDKYGRDVLSRLIIGARISFFIGFIAVFISLCIGIPVGAIAGYFGGKTDAFIMWFITVTWSVPTLLLVIAITLALGKGYWQVFIAVGLTMWVEVARVVRGQVISVKQQQYVEVANALGFSNLRIIRQHILPNIIAPIIVISSANFAAAILIESGLSFLGIGAQPPTPSWGAMIKNHYNYIVLGKPYLAIIPGIAIMSLVMALMLIGNALRDALDVKN; encoded by the coding sequence ATGTCCGGGCAATCACTTTCTCAATTAGCATTTCAAAAATTTAAGCAAAACAAAATAGGTTGTGCATGCCTGATGTTTGTACTGTTTTTAGGTTTTGTAGCATTGTTTGGTTATACTTTAGCTCCTGACAATAGTAGTAATGCAAATCAGATGCACTTGGAAATCCATTCTAAAAAACCTGGATTTTCAGTAACTATACTTACCATGCCTCCGGATAAGAAAATCGAACAGTCATGGCTTTCCATATTAAAAAACGGAAAACAACATACGGGTATTGAGATTCCTATCGCTTCGTATAAAATAATTGATAATTATATGGAGTATACGGTGTACAATAGTGTACTTCCCAAGAAAATAGCACTGAGTGATATTCATCATAACTCTAAGAAATATATCAAAACCAAAACTTTTCATTTCGGTACGGATAAATACGGAAGAGATGTTCTAAGCAGGCTGATTATCGGGGCTCGTATTTCTTTTTTTATAGGTTTTATAGCGGTGTTTATTTCGCTGTGTATTGGGATTCCTGTCGGAGCTATAGCGGGCTATTTTGGCGGAAAAACAGATGCTTTTATTATGTGGTTTATTACTGTTACCTGGTCTGTTCCAACACTCTTATTAGTCATTGCCATTACGTTGGCTCTGGGAAAAGGTTATTGGCAGGTGTTTATTGCCGTAGGATTAACTATGTGGGTGGAAGTAGCAAGAGTGGTGAGAGGCCAGGTAATAAGTGTTAAGCAACAACAATACGTTGAGGTTGCCAATGCTTTGGGGTTTTCCAATCTCAGAATTATACGCCAGCACATACTTCCGAATATCATTGCTCCTATCATTGTTATTTCGTCAGCTAATTTTGCTGCTGCTATTTTAATAGAAAGCGGATTGAGTTTTCTCGGAATAGGTGCACAGCCTCCTACTCCTTCGTGGGGAGCGATGATTAAAAATCATTACAATTATATTGTTCTGGGGAAACCATATTTGGCCATTATTCCCGGAATTGCCATTATGAGTTTAGTAATGGCACTTATGCTAATTGGAAATGCTTTACGTGATGCTTTAGATGTAAAAAATTAA
- a CDS encoding redoxin domain-containing protein: MALTPSNSMEKGVPAPNFELIDTISDKVVSLSDIKGKKGTVIMFICNHCPFVLHINEALVRLANDYQSRGIGFVAISSNDVVNYPQDGPDKMKLHAMNVGYSFPYLYDETQEAAKAYDAACTPDLYAFDSNLTSVYHGQLDHSRPGNGIPVTGKDMRAVLDCLLSNILYTGDEKPSMGCNIKWK; the protein is encoded by the coding sequence ATGGCGCTAACACCCTCAAACAGTATGGAAAAAGGAGTACCGGCTCCTAATTTTGAATTAATAGATACTATTTCTGATAAAGTGGTTTCATTATCAGATATAAAGGGTAAAAAGGGAACTGTGATTATGTTTATATGTAATCATTGCCCGTTCGTACTTCATATAAATGAAGCATTGGTACGTTTGGCTAATGACTATCAATCCAGAGGAATTGGTTTTGTTGCCATCAGTAGCAATGATGTAGTGAATTATCCGCAAGACGGACCTGATAAAATGAAATTGCATGCAATGAATGTCGGATATTCTTTTCCTTATTTATATGATGAAACCCAGGAGGCTGCCAAGGCATACGATGCTGCCTGCACTCCTGATCTATATGCTTTTGACAGCAATCTGACATCCGTATACCATGGACAGTTAGACCATTCCAGGCCAGGAAATGGCATTCCCGTAACAGGAAAAGATATGAGAGCAGTTCTGGATTGTTTATTGAGTAATATCCTCTATACAGGCGATGAGAAACCAAGTATGGGTTGCAATATCAAATGGAAATAA
- a CDS encoding IS4 family transposase, translated as MIKFLFKSFPQLFCLTPTISTSLTLCNWAQGKYSKGAVKAHTVLNLKGSIPEFIFITDGKYHDVNALDEITFEAFAFYVMDKAYIDFKRPYRMKKADVFFVVRAKKNLMSRVVISNKVDKSTGLRCDQHIKLTGVKSRKHYPDKIRRIKYYDKQKENTLVFLTNNFKLEALEIAEVYRCRWQIEVFFKWIKQNYSSKHSGDILKMQSKHIYGLPFMYT; from the coding sequence ATGATAAAATTTTTATTCAAGTCTTTCCCACAACTTTTTTGCTTGACCCCTACAATTTCAACAAGTCTAACTTTATGTAATTGGGCTCAAGGCAAATATTCTAAAGGAGCCGTAAAAGCACATACGGTATTGAACCTAAAAGGAAGTATTCCCGAGTTTATATTCATCACAGATGGAAAATACCATGATGTAAATGCTCTTGATGAAATAACCTTTGAAGCTTTTGCTTTCTATGTAATGGATAAAGCTTATATAGACTTCAAAAGACCATATCGTATGAAAAAAGCTGATGTGTTTTTTGTAGTAAGAGCCAAAAAGAACTTAATGTCCAGAGTTGTGATCTCAAATAAGGTTGATAAATCAACTGGTTTAAGGTGTGATCAGCATATCAAATTAACAGGAGTAAAATCAAGAAAACATTATCCTGATAAAATTAGACGTATCAAATATTATGATAAACAGAAAGAGAATACTCTAGTTTTTTTAACCAACAACTTTAAGTTAGAGGCATTAGAAATTGCAGAAGTTTATAGATGTAGGTGGCAGATAGAAGTATTCTTTAAGTGGATAAAACAAAACTACAGTTCAAAACACTCTGGGGATATTCTGAAAATGCAGTCAAAACACATCTATGGATTGCCATTTATGTATACCTAG
- a CDS encoding redoxin domain-containing protein, which produces MKNILLTLTILLPFQWGQSQTLKGQLKYHAGQQIMLTGFNYYKTFELTKTIADSLGNFTLTYPKGYRGMAVLKTQNNSSLIVVLTEPDITIKGTDLKEVDSLHYINGVRNQQYANTAKAYIQQQQVYKAWRYLQPKYKNEEFLKPHKEVSELINKEIKRIEAADDNIIKTLPKNSYLRWFVPMRKLVNDMPATAYSYTERLTKNIEQFRNIDFNHPNFKTSGLFKELIEGHYLLLENMGQSLDSIYTQMNISTDYIIHNLKADNGSLLNTISEKLYKYFEKRSLFKAAAHLSNQMLEKNPHVLKDSIAKTMQKYRNLKAGNIAPDIRLNATKKLSDYKQPVLLVFGASWCPSCKDGIKELLKYYEPWKTKKNVEVVYISIDTDKEEYEKAYQNVPWHMYCNYKGRDTQAAKDYFVNATPTYLLLDKDRKILVHPNSLGHADAWVNYKL; this is translated from the coding sequence ATGAAGAATATTCTATTAACATTAACAATATTATTGCCTTTTCAATGGGGGCAATCACAAACCTTAAAAGGACAATTAAAGTATCATGCGGGGCAACAAATAATGCTTACCGGATTCAATTATTATAAAACTTTTGAGTTGACAAAAACGATTGCAGATAGTTTAGGTAATTTTACCCTTACCTATCCTAAAGGTTATAGAGGTATGGCAGTGTTAAAAACGCAAAACAACAGTAGTTTGATAGTAGTATTGACAGAGCCTGATATTACCATAAAAGGGACAGACCTAAAAGAAGTGGATAGCTTGCATTATATAAATGGCGTACGAAACCAACAGTACGCAAATACGGCAAAAGCATACATACAGCAACAGCAGGTATACAAAGCATGGCGTTATTTACAGCCAAAATACAAAAATGAAGAATTTTTAAAACCTCATAAAGAAGTTTCCGAACTGATAAATAAAGAAATAAAGCGTATAGAAGCAGCGGATGACAATATTATAAAAACACTTCCTAAAAACAGCTATTTAAGATGGTTTGTGCCCATGCGAAAACTGGTAAACGATATGCCTGCAACTGCATATAGCTATACCGAACGATTGACTAAAAATATAGAGCAGTTTAGAAATATAGATTTTAACCACCCCAATTTTAAGACCAGTGGTTTATTTAAAGAACTGATAGAAGGGCATTATTTGTTGCTGGAAAATATGGGGCAATCTTTGGACAGTATTTATACTCAAATGAATATAAGTACTGATTATATTATTCATAATTTAAAAGCAGATAACGGAAGTTTATTAAATACGATTTCGGAAAAGCTGTATAAATATTTTGAAAAACGCAGCTTGTTTAAGGCAGCTGCTCATTTGTCTAATCAAATGTTGGAGAAAAACCCACATGTACTGAAAGACAGTATAGCAAAGACGATGCAAAAATATCGCAATTTAAAAGCGGGTAACATAGCACCTGATATCCGATTAAATGCAACTAAAAAACTCAGCGATTACAAACAACCTGTTTTATTGGTATTTGGAGCTAGTTGGTGCCCAAGTTGTAAAGACGGAATTAAAGAGCTTTTAAAATATTATGAACCCTGGAAAACCAAAAAAAATGTAGAAGTAGTATATATAAGTATAGATACGGATAAAGAAGAATACGAAAAAGCATATCAAAACGTACCATGGCATATGTACTGCAATTATAAAGGCCGGGACACGCAGGCAGCTAAAGATTACTTTGTAAATGCTACACCTACTTATTTATTGTTAGACAAAGATCGTAAGATACTGGTACACCCAAATAGTTTAGGGCATGCGGATGCCTGGGTAAATTATAAACTGTAA
- a CDS encoding divalent metal cation transporter, protein MKKTILNSLGPGLLFAGAAIGVSHLVQSTKAVADFGFGLLWALLLVHIFKYPFFQFGPRYTAATGETLLDGYKKLGKSILIAYYILSFATMFTIQAAVTIVTAGLAINLFGFTDNIVTWAAILIIVSFFILVIGKYRLLDNLMKYIIFILTISTVIAVIVALLNTQQTFDYVQILPKGSAGITFLIAFLGWMPAPLDISIWHSIWSVEKEKTTFQKIKAKQVIFDFNVGYIGTLFLGVCFVLLGCLVMFHSGETFSNSGGAFANQLISLYTRNLGDFSYIFIATAAFTTMFSTAITTLDASPRVMAKTTDLLIEKKTIFNYWFWILLLGLGTFLILKYFISNMGALVKIATVLSFLTAPFYAILNYILITGKYTPKKYHPNMYLRILSWIGIAFLIGFSIWFLINTY, encoded by the coding sequence ATGAAAAAAACCATTCTAAACTCATTAGGCCCTGGACTTCTCTTTGCCGGAGCAGCCATCGGGGTTTCTCATTTGGTACAATCTACGAAAGCCGTTGCTGACTTCGGTTTTGGCTTACTTTGGGCGTTGTTATTAGTCCATATTTTTAAATATCCGTTTTTTCAATTCGGCCCGAGATATACTGCCGCTACAGGAGAAACGTTGTTAGACGGTTATAAAAAACTCGGCAAAAGCATATTGATTGCCTATTATATCTTAAGCTTTGCTACCATGTTTACTATCCAGGCTGCCGTAACAATAGTAACGGCAGGGCTGGCAATAAATCTTTTCGGGTTTACAGATAATATAGTCACCTGGGCTGCTATCCTCATTATTGTTAGTTTTTTTATTTTGGTGATAGGCAAATACAGATTGCTGGATAATTTAATGAAATACATTATTTTCATTTTGACGATCAGTACCGTCATTGCAGTCATTGTAGCCCTCCTAAATACACAACAAACATTTGACTATGTACAAATACTCCCCAAAGGATCCGCAGGAATTACTTTTTTAATTGCCTTTTTGGGTTGGATGCCTGCTCCTTTGGATATCTCTATCTGGCATTCTATTTGGTCTGTGGAAAAAGAAAAAACAACGTTTCAAAAAATCAAAGCAAAGCAGGTAATTTTTGATTTTAATGTAGGATATATCGGTACTCTTTTCTTAGGGGTTTGTTTTGTTTTATTAGGATGTTTGGTGATGTTTCACTCTGGAGAGACCTTTTCAAATTCAGGGGGTGCTTTTGCCAATCAACTCATCAGCTTATATACTAGAAATCTGGGCGATTTCTCATATATTTTCATTGCCACGGCAGCATTTACAACCATGTTTAGTACGGCTATTACTACTTTAGATGCTTCTCCAAGAGTTATGGCAAAAACAACCGATTTGTTAATTGAGAAAAAAACGATTTTCAATTATTGGTTTTGGATTTTACTGTTGGGGTTAGGCACATTTCTTATTCTAAAATACTTTATCAGTAACATGGGGGCGTTGGTAAAAATTGCCACTGTTTTATCTTTCTTAACTGCTCCTTTCTATGCCATTTTAAATTATATTTTGATCACTGGGAAATATACCCCAAAAAAATATCACCCTAATATGTATTTGAGAATCTTAAGTTGGATCGGAATTGCATTTTTAATAGGTTTTAGTATTTGGTTTTTGATAAATACTTACTGA
- the lipA gene encoding lipoyl synthase, producing the protein MTQSTAILPERKKKPEWLRVKLPVGKKYTELRGLVDKYKLHTICTSGSCPNIGECWGEGTATFMILGNICTRSCGFCGVKTGRPEKVEWDEPEKVARSIKIMGIKHAVITSVDRDDLKDGGSIIWAETVNAIRRANPATTLETLIPDFQGKEKLIDRIIEVHPEVVSHNMETVRRLTREVRIQAKYDRSLGVLKYLKENGMRTKSGIMLGLGETEEEVIQTMKDLRNVGLDVITIGQYLQPSKKHLPVKEFITPEQFKKYENLGMEMGFMYIESGALVRSSYKAHKHAH; encoded by the coding sequence ATGACACAAAGTACTGCTATACTTCCCGAAAGAAAGAAAAAACCGGAATGGCTCCGTGTAAAACTCCCTGTTGGAAAGAAATATACGGAGCTTAGAGGCTTGGTTGATAAGTATAAATTACATACCATTTGTACAAGCGGAAGCTGCCCGAATATAGGTGAATGTTGGGGTGAAGGTACAGCAACTTTTATGATCCTGGGGAATATCTGTACACGCTCCTGCGGTTTTTGTGGTGTAAAGACCGGCAGGCCGGAAAAAGTTGAATGGGATGAGCCGGAAAAAGTGGCTCGTTCTATCAAAATTATGGGTATTAAACATGCGGTAATTACCTCTGTAGATCGAGATGACTTAAAAGATGGAGGCTCTATTATTTGGGCTGAAACGGTGAATGCAATCCGCAGAGCGAATCCCGCAACAACCTTAGAAACACTTATTCCTGATTTCCAGGGAAAAGAAAAATTGATTGATAGAATCATTGAGGTACATCCGGAGGTGGTTTCTCATAATATGGAGACCGTAAGAAGGTTGACTCGCGAGGTTCGTATTCAGGCAAAATACGATCGTAGTTTGGGAGTTCTAAAATACCTTAAAGAAAACGGCATGAGAACCAAATCCGGAATTATGCTGGGCTTGGGAGAAACTGAAGAAGAAGTCATTCAAACCATGAAAGATCTTCGTAATGTAGGTTTGGACGTAATTACTATAGGTCAATATTTGCAGCCCAGTAAAAAACACCTCCCTGTAAAAGAATTTATTACTCCGGAACAATTTAAAAAATACGAAAACCTGGGTATGGAAATGGGCTTTATGTATATAGAAAGCGGAGCTCTGGTACGCTCTTCGTATAAGGCACATAAGCACGCACATTAA